One Stratiformator vulcanicus genomic window, CAAAGTGACAACGCATTGCTCCAAGCCGGCAAGTTTTCGGAGTCGGCGGAAGCCAGAGTCAGACCATTCCCGCTCCAATCGAGAGATCTCCTCCTGATCGAGGAAGCGGCCCAATGCATCGGCATGTCGGTTCTCTTCATCGATGAAAAGTTGCAGCGCTTGCGGGTAAACCTCGTCGCCGCTCTGCTCGGCATAGGTGAGGGCGCACTTCATTAAGTGCGAGCCCGTGCCCGACTCGCCCCGCTGAAAAATCTGGACTGAACGCGCAATGCGATCGCGCTCGGCCAAAGTGAGTGTCGGCTCAAGCGACCAAGCCGTTTCGGTAATCGGTTCGCAGTTCGCATTAAAATAGGCGACCCAATCGGGGGAAGTGTGTTCGCTAAACCGGGTTGGAACTGAGCAGGGCATCAGAATTCCTTTCATAAGGGGGACTTAACTTTGCAATACAAAGTGTAGGTGCAAAAAAAATTTAGGTGTCTGCGAGACGAGCCCGCGACAATTGCGTTGTGGGGGCCGCATCAGCAATGACCCGCTCAAGTTCGGAAAGGTAGGAGAGGAATTGCTCGCGGCCTGATTCGGTCAAACTAACCCGGGTTTGGGAACGCCCGCCGCTGGTCGACTTCCAAATTTCGATCAGGCCGGCACTCTCAAGCGTCGCGAGGTGTCGACTCAGGTTGCCGTCGGTCAGATCACAGTGTTCTTTTAAGTCACTGAAGACTACGCCGTTCGGCTGAGTCACGAGTGATGTCAAAATGCCGAGCCGAGCCTTCTCGTGCATCACGCGTGAGAGCCCGGGGTAAGAAAATTTGCCGGATGATTCAGGCACGAGTTGATCCTTCCCCGGCCGGCGACCGCACGGGATCAGTCTCGATCGTGGCATACAACAAGACGGCTGCGAAAATTTGCCCGACGCCGAACGCAAGGGGCATCGTCCAAGCACAAAAAGCACTCTCGCCTTGGCAATACCGCAGCAATAGCAAGCCGGCGGTCAAGTAATAAATGCCGACAAGCATGAGTGGACGTGGCAGGTAAGGGCAGGAAGCGAATGCGCCGAGGCCGAACAGAATCGACCACAGGCCCGGCAGCATCCACATCGCCGACGCACAGTAATCGGTAACGACAAATGTCAGCAGCCCGCCCGCAATCAGAGACGGTGCGATCGCCGTCACAGCCGCCAATATCGCATCCCGCCGAGCGGTCGAGGGGGCACGGTAGATCCACACGGCCAATTCGGCCGCAATCACCGCGATGCAGATCAACGCGACAGCCACCCAAGTCTCGATGAATGCCAATGAGCCGACCGGCCGCATCCCGAAGTGCGCGAACTGATAGGCTCCGATGAGAAACGCGAGGATTCCACTCCCGCCGACCGTTACGGCACGATAGCCACGAAATGTCTGCGTCCGGGCCAGTTGCTGCCGGATCGCGGAAATCTGGCCGAGCGCTTCAGTGGCATCCATCTTCGACAACCTCCCTGACAGACTTTGCAATACAAAGTATCGTCTTTCTTGTCGCTGTCAATCCGATTGTCAATTAATTCGGTCGAGATGATCAAAGCGGCCTATTTAACGAAGCGGCAGCCCTAAACCGCCGAAAGAAAAATCCTGCGGTTGATCGATCGAAGCTTGTTGCCTGCGCAACTTGGGGGAAGACGATACGGGGAGAGTTTCTCGATCTGCAGACATCGTTGGCGTCGCCGCATCGCCGGCACTTCGTCAGAAAAACCGACGGCCCGCGGCATCAATTCGGGGCGGGACTTGAAAAGCCGCAGACCGCCGGTTTGCACGCCGATGTCCCGGTCGCCAAAGCCGACCGGGACATCAACCGAGCACTCGTTTCCGCCATCAATAGTTTCGGCCGATGCGAATCTCTCTCTCATTTGCAGGCATCGCGCGTTATCTCGTCGCTGAAAGTTGTTCGGTCAGCCCTAAGCGTCCGGTCCGCTCTCGCGCTCGTTGATCCGATCAAGCCGAGCTTGCCGGCGTGCTTCGACACGCTCGCGTAACCGCTCGATCCGCCGTTCCCGTTCTGTCATCGGGCGGTCCGTTGGGCTCGTCGCATTCGCGGTTCGGACATTCATCGCGTTCTGGCGGGCCAATTGCTGCTGCTCGAATTGTTGCTGTCGGAGGGCGGTCATGACCTGCTGTTGGCGTTGCAACATCTGTTGTTGCATCTGCATTTGCATCTGTTGCATTTGCTGAGCCTGTTGGGCCATCTGCATCATCATTTGGGAGCCGCCACCGTTCATTCCGCCACCTCCGCCTCCAGCACCAGCTCCTCCGCCCATGGGCCGGCCCATGCCTCCACCCATCGGGCCACCGAGGCCGCCTCCACCCATGCCCCCCATTCCTCCAGCCATCCCGCCTCCGCCCCCCATACCACCTGCGCCTCCACCCCCACCGGGGCATTGCGCGAAAGCGGGGACCGAAGCAAATGCGGCGAGGGCGAATGCCGCCGACGAGTAGGCGATGAACTGACGAAAGCTGGGAAATCGTGACGTGACGTTAGACATGGCAAACCTCTGACTGGGATTCCTGAAGGCGAATTGACAAGCCATAAGAGAGAAAACGCGGTCAGGTGTCGGTTTCAACAACACAATTCCGTCCGACGTACTGAATCTTAGCTGCCAGTCGCACGCCGGTTGCGAGGGGCGGTCGACTCGAACATGATGAAATTGATCAAATTCCGCGTCGGCGCACACCGTCCCGAACGATTTGGAAGGCCGCTCCGTTATGAAAACCGCACTGCCTCTTCTCGTATCGCTGTTCGCAATTCTCGGGTCCCCATTCGCCGTAGCGAACGAGCGACCGAACATCCTGTGGATCTATGTCGAAGACATGTCTCCGTGGATGTCGTGCTACCAAGACAGCGTCGTCGAGACGCCGCACATCGACGCGCTCGCGGAGCAGGGCGTCAAATTCGATCGTTTCTACACGCCGGCCGGTGTCTGCTCAGCCACGCGATCCGCGTTAATTACCGGGATGTGGCAGACGACGATCGGCGCTCACAACCATCGTTCCAGCCGGGCCTGGTTCCGCGGCAAAAAGATGGAGGACTACGACGCGATCAAACTCCCCGAAGAAGTTCTTCCGATCCCTGCCATTCTTAAAGATGCCGGCTATTTCACATTCAATCAGGGAAAACTTGATTACAACTTCGAGTTCGATCGGGACAACCTCTACTCGTATCTCGAGGAGAAAAACGGATTCTACGGCGGCAAAGAGTGGAAGAAGAAGGGGCGGGCTCAACCGTTCTTCGGGCAAATCCAATTGAAAGGCGGCAAGAACAACGGCAAGGTCTCGCCGAAGACCGACCCCGACAGCGTGACCGTCCCGCCTTACTACCCGGACCACCCCATTTACCGAGAGGAAATCGCCTTTCATTACGACTGCATTCGTCAGACCGATGCCGAGGTCGGCGACATTGTGGCCGCCTTAAAACGGGACGGGCTGTATGACAATACCGTAATTATCTTCTTCACCGATCACGGCATGAGATTGCCTCGACACAAACAATTCATTTACGAGGGCGGCATTCATGTTCCGCTGATCATCGCGGGGCCGGGCGTCCCCTCTTACTCCTCAGACCCAGCCGTAGTCATCGTTCAGATCGAAGGTTTGAAATCAATTAAAGTGAACGACCGAGACACCGGTCTCGCCGAACTGCCGAAGGCGATTCAAGAGGTAACGTCAGATACCTCGCTGCCGGTCCTGATCAGGGGCGGCGGAAAGATTCCCTACGGGACGGTGGCCAAAGTCATTCAATCAGTCAACGCGGCCGGATTTAAGAACGTCCGCATCTCCGCCCATGACAAGGCCCCCGCCGATGCGCCGGCCGGGACTAAGGTCCGACACGATCTCGTCAGCGGAATTGATCTCGCCGCAACCACGCTCGCTCTCGCCGGTGAGGCCGTGCCTGAGTGGATGCAAGGGCGAGACTTATTCGCCTCGGATCATCAGCCCCGTAAATTTATTGCCGCGGCTCGCGATCGTTGCGATTACACGATTGACCGCATCCGCACGATCGTGACGAAAGACTTTCAATACCTGCGCAACTTTAAGACGGACCGACCCTATCTGCAGCCGCAATACCGCGACGGACGGCCGTCGATGGAGATTCTTAAGGAGCTATATGCAAAGGGCGAACTCAATGAGACTCAGGCCCGATTTGTCGGCCCCTATCGTCCGGCCGAAGAATTGTACGACCTACGCAGCGACCCGGATGAAATCCACAACCTCGCCGGCGACCCGCAATACGCCGACGAGCTTGCCCGTCATCGATCTCTACTCGCAGATTGGATCGAACAGACCGACGATCAGGGCCGCTATCCCGAATCGGACGACGGGTTAAAGGCGACGCTTCAACGGTGGGGCAAGAAAGCGGTCAATCCCGAATACGATCGCGTCCGCGACAATTAAGATGTCCGACATGGACCCGCAGTGGGATCTCAAGACGCGTTAAAAGCGCTCTAAGTTTGGGCTGAAGCTTCCTCTGCAGTCTTATCTTCAATCTTAACGACCGACTTCGGCGGAACGACAATTCCCGCGATGACTAGCCCCACCAACAGCCAGCCGACCGCGACTTCGAACGCCATTGAAAGCGTGTGTGCCGTCGGCACAAGCATCCAATTCCACATCGCCCCGTGTGAGACGATCGAGGCGAACAGGCCGAGTCCGAGCACAAAACCGACGCGAGCGAAATAGCTTCGACAGCATCCGCCGGCCGCTCCCCACAAGAGAGCCGACGCAATCAACGAGGCCGCCACGTCGAGGGCGAATCCAGTGACAAAGATTTGCGGCCGCATCGGTTCGAAGCCGTCCCGCTGAACCATAAGGGTAAACAACGGCCCTTCCTGATGTTTCTCGTAAAAGCCCGATTCAGGGTCGCCGATCTCTTCCGGCGAACCGAAGGGCACAAAATATACCCCGGTCTCAACTTCCTGATCGACGACCATCGCACGAAATTGGTCTTCACCCGGCAGTTGCTGCATCGAATCGTCATGCACGGGGAGCACCATCCACGTCATAACCAGCCAAACATAGTAAACCATCCCGCCGACTAAACCGGCTACCAGTACGCGAATCACGACGAAACTCCTGTGCGAGCGAGCGACTAATTAGATTGACAACGCTAAACATAACGTCATTCACTTTAAAGGGCGCGAGCGACGGTGCGACTAATCTTGCTTCTCGATCTCCGTTTCATCAGCGACCGCGTCGGGACCTGCGAGGCGACGCAATTGGGCGACTTCGTCTTTTTCCGTGAGCAGAATTTCGCGATGACAGAGCAGGTCTTTCGCGACATCCCACGGAAATTTGAATGAGTGAAATGCGTCTGAGGATATGCGGCGATGCTCAATGTCATCAACAACTGCATTGAAAATGTCGGTCAATTCCTTCCAGAGCGTCTCCAATTCGCTTCGGTCGCGGGCCTTGAGTGCATTGTCGACGAGGTCCGCCAGTTGGCGGTTATAGGTTTCGGCGCGCAGTCGCTTTTGACGAGTTGCGTTGATAAAGAAGGCGCGACCACCCGAGGCAATCGCGATGGCCACAGCCAAACATAAACTTGCGAGCTCGGCATTCTGAGCAAGCCACGAGGGCTCATCGCTGGTTAAGAAGTCAGTGACGCCCGGATGCATCGGAATACCAAGCGAAAGGTCGGCTTGATACCCGGGCAGCAACGCCGCATGGGGTGCCGCAAACCAGTCTGACGCATCCGCGACCTCGTCGCCCCGGCCGTGCCGATACTTCTCGGCCAAGGCGGAGGCCTCCTGCAACTCAATTAAGCTTGGGCGGGTTTGCGACAGTTCGCCAGGGTAGAGACTTAAGATTTCTGCCAGTTCGCGAACATATGTGGTGTCCAGATCGGAGCGAGCCGCGAGCATCGCATAGACCCCGGCCGTCGGAATGCGGTCGGGCGGCACCGGTTGCATCAATTTCGCACCGTCGTCCCTGATCGTCATTCGATGTCCATAGGCGCCTTTCGGAATTTCATAAGGATTCACATTCGGAAACCAGAGCTTCAGCGCCTCGGCCTCATCAATAGAGACCAAATGCGCTTCTGGTAAACTCAGAACTTGCTCGGCGAGTTCATTACCGAGTGCGACAATATAGAACATGGCGTCGATACGTGGGCCTTCATCGGAACCGACGGTATTTCGCTCGAACGCCTCGACCAGTTCCTGCGCACTCATCGGATGCAG contains:
- a CDS encoding transcriptional regulator, which translates into the protein MHEKARLGILTSLVTQPNGVVFSDLKEHCDLTDGNLSRHLATLESAGLIEIWKSTSGGRSQTRVSLTESGREQFLSYLSELERVIADAAPTTQLSRARLADT
- a CDS encoding TAXI family TRAP transporter solute-binding subunit, whose product is MKSIRWQSGVVGRGWQIGLGLLFVLALLTSVAVLVRIVGRRASPVQITLATGTPAGSYHRFGQALQRVTTDHIEDHELDWRLELLTTRGSAENMRMLRGSLEADREKIKTVAANNGRPEVETIDLIIAQSDTPTVRNCRLVAPLFPEVFHVIADESIASIDDFRGKHVGVLNKGSRTYDVFLGLLEHYGLSWQGDDADVTLHPMSAQELVEAFERNTVGSDEGPRIDAMFYIVALGNELAEQVLSLPEAHLVSIDEAEALKLWFPNVNPYEIPKGAYGHRMTIRDDGAKLMQPVPPDRIPTAGVYAMLAARSDLDTTYVRELAEILSLYPGELSQTRPSLIELQEASALAEKYRHGRGDEVADASDWFAAPHAALLPGYQADLSLGIPMHPGVTDFLTSDEPSWLAQNAELASLCLAVAIAIASGGRAFFINATRQKRLRAETYNRQLADLVDNALKARDRSELETLWKELTDIFNAVVDDIEHRRISSDAFHSFKFPWDVAKDLLCHREILLTEKDEVAQLRRLAGPDAVADETEIEKQD
- a CDS encoding sulfatase-like hydrolase/transferase → MKTALPLLVSLFAILGSPFAVANERPNILWIYVEDMSPWMSCYQDSVVETPHIDALAEQGVKFDRFYTPAGVCSATRSALITGMWQTTIGAHNHRSSRAWFRGKKMEDYDAIKLPEEVLPIPAILKDAGYFTFNQGKLDYNFEFDRDNLYSYLEEKNGFYGGKEWKKKGRAQPFFGQIQLKGGKNNGKVSPKTDPDSVTVPPYYPDHPIYREEIAFHYDCIRQTDAEVGDIVAALKRDGLYDNTVIIFFTDHGMRLPRHKQFIYEGGIHVPLIIAGPGVPSYSSDPAVVIVQIEGLKSIKVNDRDTGLAELPKAIQEVTSDTSLPVLIRGGGKIPYGTVAKVIQSVNAAGFKNVRISAHDKAPADAPAGTKVRHDLVSGIDLAATTLALAGEAVPEWMQGRDLFASDHQPRKFIAAARDRCDYTIDRIRTIVTKDFQYLRNFKTDRPYLQPQYRDGRPSMEILKELYAKGELNETQARFVGPYRPAEELYDLRSDPDEIHNLAGDPQYADELARHRSLLADWIEQTDDQGRYPESDDGLKATLQRWGKKAVNPEYDRVRDN